From a single Vitis vinifera cultivar Pinot Noir 40024 chromosome 18, ASM3070453v1 genomic region:
- the LOC100254342 gene encoding tryptophan aminotransferase-related protein 3, translated as MGQLQRWIYPAGLLCSVILNVVFVVLYVQMNSKWKPDWSKSAAKEAEAVAAVTCSGHGRAYSDGLVVDGSPVCECNTCFEGPDCSQFSPHCAADVESGDPLFLEPFWMQHAASSAVVIMGWHRMSYSYSDRSTISQELDKLIRKLHALVGNANTTGRFIVFGAGSTQLLNAAVHALSPHNSSEPAKVVATIPYYPAYKSQTEFFDSVHFHFEGDASMYMNSSTSNTTSTFIEFVTSPNNPDGKLSKAVLRGPNVKAIYDRAYYWPHFTPIPAPADDDLMLFTISKLTGHAGSRFGWALVKEKDVFEAMTTYMSRNTEGVSRDSQLRALKLLKVVMEGSGREIFEFSSKTMKDRWDQLNKTLPVSKHFSLQEITPQHCTFFQRVRTPSPAYAWLKCERKEDKDCPAVIREAGIIGRNGTLYGSNSSYVRLSLIKTQDDFDVMLHHLNKLVTKEKQNVKNGINHISSSYINL; from the exons ATGGGTCAGCTCCAACGATGGATATATCCTGCCGGTTTGCTGTGTTCTGTGATTCTTAACGTAGTTTTTGTGGTGCTGTACGTGCAAATGAATTCGAAGTGGAAGCCGGATTGGAGCAAAAGTGCAGCAAAAGAAGCAGAAGCAGTGGCGGCAGTGACATGCTCAGGCCATGGAAGAGCATACTCGGATGGTTTGGTTGTTGATGGAAGCCCTGTTTGTGAGTGCAATACCTGCTTTGAAGGCCCTGATTGCTCTCAGTTTTCACCTCATTGTGCTGCAGATGTTGAAAG TGGGGATCCGCTGTTCTTGGAGCCCTTTTGGATGCAGCATGCAGCCAGCAGCGCAGTGGTAATAATGGGTTGGCATCGAATGAGCTATTCATACAGTGATCGTTCTACAATCTCACAAGAACTCGACAAGCTCATCCGCAAGCTACATGCTCTTGTTGGAAACGCAAACACAACAGGCAGATTCATCGTTTTTGGGGCCGGCTCTACCCAGCTCCTCAATGCTGCAGTTCATGCCCTTTCTCCCCACAACTCATCCGAACCAGCCAAAGTTGTTGCTACAATCCCTTACTACCCG GCTTACAAGTCACAAACGGAATTCTTCGATTCTgtgcattttcattttgaaGGAGATGCATCCATGTACATGAACAGTAGTACTTCAAATACCACTTCCACTTTCATTGAGTTCGTGACTTCGCCCAACAATCCAGATGGGAAGTTGAGTAAGGCAGTTCTTCGGGGCCCTAATGTCAAGGCAATATATGATCGTGCCTACTACTGGCCTCATTTCACTCCAATTCCAGCTCCTGCAGATGACGATCTCATGTTGTTTACCATTTCCAAGCTTACTGGTCATGCTGGGAGTAGATTCGG GTGGGCACTGGTAAAGGAAAAGGATGTGTTCGAAGCAATGACAACTTATATGAGCAGGAACACGGAGGGTGTTTCACGGGACAGTCAACTAAGAGCTTTGAAGCTTCTAAAAGTAGTGATGGAAGGAAGTGGAAGGGAAATATTCGAATTCAGTTCCAAAACGATGAAAGACCGCTGGGATCAATTGAACAAGACCTTACCTGTCTCTAAGCATTTCTCTCTCCAGGAAATTACACCACAACACTGCACTTTTTTTCAGCGAGTCAGGACACCTTCTCCAG CTTATGCGTGGTTGAAGTGTGAGagaaaagaagataaagacTGTCCTGCAGTCATCAGAGAAGCTGGCATCATTGGGCGTAATGGTACTCTCTATGGTTCTAATAGTAGCTATGTTCGGCTCAGCCTCATCAAGACCCAAGATGACTTTGATGTAATGCTCCACCATTTGAACAAGCTAGTCACCAAGGAAAAGCAGAACGTGAAGAATGGAATCAACCATATCAGTTCATCGTATATAAACTTATGA